From a single Nothobranchius furzeri strain GRZ-AD chromosome 9, NfurGRZ-RIMD1, whole genome shotgun sequence genomic region:
- the mtch2 gene encoding mitochondrial carrier homolog 2 isoform X2: MIARSCAAVVTHPFHVITLRCMVQFIGRETKYSGVFDSIVTVYREEGLLGFFAGLVPRLLGDILSLWICNLLAHVINTYAIDDSMSHTGEIKNCSQAVTGFFASMLTYPFVLVSNLMAVNNCGLAGGLPPYASVYPTWVDCWRHLSREGDLSRGNSVFFRKLPAGKTYTSEQKRFC, from the exons ATGATCGCCCGTTCCTGCGCCGCCGTCGTCACACACCCGTTCCACG TGATCACTTTGCGATGTATGGTCCAGTTCATTGGGAGGGAAACCAAATACAG CGGAGTGTTTGATTCCATCGTCACCGTCTACAGAGAAGAAGGCCTCCTGGGTTTCTTTGC TGGTTTGGTCCCTCGGCTACTGGGAGACATCCTGTCCTTGTGGATTTGTAACCTGCTGGCTCATGTCATCAACACGTACGCCATCGATGACTCC ATGAGTCACACGGGGGAGATAAAGAACTGCTCCCAGGCGGTGACAGGG TTCTTTGCCAGCATGCTCACATACCCCTTTGTTCTGGTGTCCAACCTCATGGCGGTCAACAACTGCGG GCTTGCTGGGGGCTTGCCTCCTTATGCGTCTGTGTATCCCACCTGGGTGGACTGCTGGAGGCATCTAAGCAGAGAG GGTGACCTGAGCCGAGGCAACAGTGTGTTTTTTCGGAAGCTTCCTGCAGGAAAGACTTACACATCTGAGCAGAAGAGGTTCTGTTAA
- the mtch2 gene encoding mitochondrial carrier homolog 2 isoform X1, producing MADTCGQVLLGSGLTVLSHPLMYIKVLIQVGHEPLPPTLGRNLFGRPVHQLPGLFAYAKHIVRVDGKGGLFKGLSSRLCASAIGTVVHSKVVQKCQEHGTPQVLGGQQKAVDGSLQHVINETTREMIARSCAAVVTHPFHVITLRCMVQFIGRETKYSGVFDSIVTVYREEGLLGFFAGLVPRLLGDILSLWICNLLAHVINTYAIDDSMSHTGEIKNCSQAVTGFFASMLTYPFVLVSNLMAVNNCGLAGGLPPYASVYPTWVDCWRHLSREGDLSRGNSVFFRKLPAGKTYTSEQKRFC from the exons ATGGCGGACACGTGCGGCCAGGTCTTGCTGGGATCGGGGCTTACCGTCCTCTCCCACCCTCTGATGTACATTAAAGTCTTGATCCAG gTGGGACATGAGCCGCTGCCCCCTACCTTGGGTCGGAACCTCTTTGGCAGACCGGTCCACCAGCTGCCCGGCCTGTTTGCTTATG CAAAGCACATCGTTAGGGTTGATGGAAAAGGTGGTCTCTTCAAAGGACTCAGCTCGAGGCTCTGCGCAAGCGCCATTGGCACTGTTGTACACAGCAAAGTTGTGCAG AAGTGTCAGGAACATGGCACACCTCAG GTCCTGGGGgggcagcagaaggctgtggatgGCTCCCTGCAGCACGTGATCAACGAG ACCACCAGAGAGATGATCGCCCGTTCCTGCGCCGCCGTCGTCACACACCCGTTCCACG TGATCACTTTGCGATGTATGGTCCAGTTCATTGGGAGGGAAACCAAATACAG CGGAGTGTTTGATTCCATCGTCACCGTCTACAGAGAAGAAGGCCTCCTGGGTTTCTTTGC TGGTTTGGTCCCTCGGCTACTGGGAGACATCCTGTCCTTGTGGATTTGTAACCTGCTGGCTCATGTCATCAACACGTACGCCATCGATGACTCC ATGAGTCACACGGGGGAGATAAAGAACTGCTCCCAGGCGGTGACAGGG TTCTTTGCCAGCATGCTCACATACCCCTTTGTTCTGGTGTCCAACCTCATGGCGGTCAACAACTGCGG GCTTGCTGGGGGCTTGCCTCCTTATGCGTCTGTGTATCCCACCTGGGTGGACTGCTGGAGGCATCTAAGCAGAGAG GGTGACCTGAGCCGAGGCAACAGTGTGTTTTTTCGGAAGCTTCCTGCAGGAAAGACTTACACATCTGAGCAGAAGAGGTTCTGTTAA
- the LOC107395948 gene encoding zinc finger protein 414, whose protein sequence is MMSPVFPALPAPEDENGAPKRVACPLHGCKRAYTEMSVLQNHIKDHEIAAQSLPGKVLLCSSAGCGRSFPNMQKLMEHMRHHHKPNIYFQCESCRTKLRSYRGLLAHLHTCSKVPRSKSKATEPTPPLSAAAGPNLTTNAAEQQPPHLESVCSTQQVSDPQESLSAAPLLDSADPPVLGPPILPLQEPVPLPSGPCPTPSHDSDTPEAQSRTTGPFPPALHSPPGSSAVWKKNQGTSCNRRVLWEHTRGRYTCVQCGHTVTNRKEMTQHINSHHSGTKVARDPGNS, encoded by the exons ATGATGTCTCCGGTGTTCCCCGCCTTGCCAGCACCTGAAGATGAGAACGGAG CCCCGAAGAGGGTGGCCTGTCCGCTCCACGGGTGTAAGCGGGCTTACACAGAGATGAGCGTCCTGCAGAATCACATCAAGGACCACGAGATCGCGGCACAGTCCCTCCCAG GTAAGGTGCTGCTGTGCTCCTCCGCTGGCTGTGGCAGGTCCTTCCCCAACATGCAGAAGCTGATGGAACACATGAGGCATCACCATAAGCCCAACATCTACTTCCA GTGTGAGAGCTGTCGCACAAAGCTGCGGTCCTACCGTGGCCTCCTGGCACACCTGCACACCTGTTCCAAAGTGCCCCGAAGCAAATCAAAGGCTACTGAACCAACCCCCCctctgtctgctgctgctggtcCAAATCTGACCACTAATGCTGCAGAGCAGCAGCCCCCCCACTTAGAGTCAGTTTGTTCAACCCAGCAGGTCTCCGACCCACAGGAGTCCCTCTCTGCTGCTCCTCTGCTGGACTCCGCTGACCCCCCTGTGCTAGGCCCCCCCATCCTGCCTCTCCAGGAGCCTGTCCCCCTCCCTTCGGGCCCCTGTCCCACCCCCTCTCATGACTCTGATACTCCTGAAGCCCAGAGCAGGACCACGGGGCCTTTCCCACCTGCTCTTCACTCTCCTCCTGGCTCCTCCGCTGTCTGGAAGAAGAACCAAG GGACGTCCTGCAACAGACGTGTCCTCTGGGAACACACTAGGGGGCGCTACACCTGCGTGCAATGTGGACACACGGTGACTAACCGTAAGGAAATGACCCAGCACATCAACAGTCACCACAGCGGCACCAAGGTGGCACGGGACCCAGGAAACAGCTGA